DNA from Daucus carota subsp. sativus chromosome 1, DH1 v3.0, whole genome shotgun sequence:
AACTCGAATCTGAATTCCCCGGTGTCAGCAGCAACGTCACCATCATAAGCATTTTCGAGAGGCCATAGCGGCGGGTAAAACCACCCATCCACTGAGTCGATTAATACGAAATCGTTTTTTAGCTCCGCGGAGTCGAAACACGTCCCGAGACTCGGTAACTCGACGATTTCGGTTAGTTCGTCAGAAGTCGACAAGTCTATTGACGAAACTAGTGAGGAGAGTGATGACGAGGATGTCAGAGACGACGATGAAGACGAAGAAGGTGATGGTAACGTGGTATCGAATTTTTCCATTGCGGCTGCCTTGGTTGCCGCGGCTTGAACGTCTCGTGGGGAATTCGAGGCCGGACGGGGAAACGAGTCCGCGAGATCAGGGAAATTTAGAATCGCCGAATTGCCTTTAATGCTCAGCGCGGCTACGTCGTGAGCCCTAGCAGCCATTTCGGGTGTTGCGAATGTTCCGAGCCAAATGCGATTTTTCTTTCGAGGCTCCCGAATTTCGGACACCCATTTACCCCAGTTGCGCATTCGAACTCCGTGATAAACCGGATGCTTGCTATTCTCCCGCATTCttttcggttttcggttcggttccaaTGCCTTCTCCGAATCATTTTTCGACTTTACCAACTCCGGAGAGGCCGGCGACGAGGGAGAACACGAGAACGAGTTCGAGCTGCTCTCGAGCTCGGAACTAGCCGTCATTGTTTCTTCAATTTGGTCACAATGTTACTCAAGAATTTGCTTGCTATGTAGTGAAAATTACGAGCATTAAAAAGACACAAAATGTAGATGGAAATTTATAAGGTTCGAATATATACAAGAAAACAGAGTGGAATACACGGAagagagaatggaatggaatggaatgcgAGATTATAAAACTGGAAAAGAGACTTCTTATAAGAGAAAGGTTGAGGAAGAGGGGATGGGGTCATATTACACGATGGGGTACCCTAGTGTTGTACCACGCAACCAAAATTAATTGCATTTCTTTATTTATCCATACTTCTTACTCCATTGACACTGTTCCTTTCATCTTTCACCAAACTTCAATATCATATCATATTTTGTATTATTCAACATTCAAAATATCCCCTTGTTTACCTTCTAACTCATGTATTTTATCTGCGTAGAAAAAAGTTGTTACCGGATTGTTGTCGATCATCGAAGAATGGGACGGATTGTAATATTACGGTTAGGAGGGTGACGGTATAGATTGCCGTTTTACAATAACAAGAATATTTTGTAATGCATGTTTTTATACTAGTGTCGGTGTTCTAAAAAACGCATTAAGCGGTTGTTTAGACAGAATCAGAAACTAAAACGCATTCGTTTGGTATTGAACGGATGATTAaacgtttttgaaaattaaagagAATGCTATGCTCGTTAAGCCACCATTTAATGAAACAAGCGATCAAAATGATGTTGAGttgctaattttttaatttttaatttttttataatataattataattatattaaaaaaatagaaaaataatttattaaaacattaaaattaaaaattatattcctaTAACAgtacaattttatttaaatatatcaatatgataattaaatatttaaatatgtctATCATTAATGACATGTTTAAAATACCGTTAAACGTCCGCTTTCCTGCGTCTTAGAACCGATATTTGCCCCGTCGTATAACACTGGCTAGAGCACAAAAAATGAGTATGGTTTAAGATTAGTATATAACGGTGTTGCACTGCTC
Protein-coding regions in this window:
- the LOC108210752 gene encoding dehydration-responsive element-binding protein 3; the encoded protein is MTASSELESSSNSFSCSPSSPASPELVKSKNDSEKALEPNRKPKRMRENSKHPVYHGVRMRNWGKWVSEIREPRKKNRIWLGTFATPEMAARAHDVAALSIKGNSAILNFPDLADSFPRPASNSPRDVQAAATKAAAMEKFDTTLPSPSSSSSSSLTSSSSLSSLVSSIDLSTSDELTEIVELPSLGTCFDSAELKNDFVLIDSVDGWFYPPLWPLENAYDGDVAADTGEFRFEFF